The following proteins come from a genomic window of Excalfactoria chinensis isolate bCotChi1 chromosome 6, bCotChi1.hap2, whole genome shotgun sequence:
- the LOC140253728 gene encoding catenin alpha-3-like codes for MISESGSRMDVLARLIANQCPDQSCKQDLLAYLEQIKLYSHQLKICSQVRAEIQNLGGELIMSALDSVTSLIQAAKNLMNAVVQTVKMSYIASTKIIKIQSPTGPRHPVVMWRMKAPEKKPLIKREKPEEIYAAVRKGSAKKRIHPVQVMSEFKGREIV; via the exons ATGATTTCAGAGTCAGGATCAAGGATGGACGTCCTAGCACGGCTGATTGCCAATCAG TGTCCAGACCAGTCATGTAAACAGGATTTGTTGGCTTACCTAGAACAGATCAAGCTGTACTCCCATCAGCTCAAAATCTGCAGTCAAGTTAGAGCAGAAATCCAGAACCTAGGTGGAGAGCTCATCATGTCTGCT TTGGATAGTGTCACCTCACTAATTCAGGCTGCCAAAAATTTAATGAACGCTGTGGTACAGACAGTGAAGATGTCCTACATTGCATCCACAAAGATTATCAAGATTCAGAGTCCTACTGGCCCACGACATCCTGTTGTGATGTGGAGGATGAAAGCTCCAGAGAAGAAGCCTCTAATTAAAAGAGAGAAGCCAGAAGAAATCTatgctgctgtcagaaaagGTTCCGCAAAGAAGAGAATCCATCCTGTCCAAGTCATGAGTGAATTCAAAGGCAGGGAAATAGTCTAA